The following coding sequences lie in one Musa acuminata AAA Group cultivar baxijiao chromosome BXJ3-1, Cavendish_Baxijiao_AAA, whole genome shotgun sequence genomic window:
- the LOC135628275 gene encoding uncharacterized protein LOC135628275: MSSYAGLGGDAPDLVCQLDCAQGMVDALSSVRWKRHQDAVVEISEHGVVLIVEESGCLQAKVYLKRELFLVYEYTAEGRPRFGLSLGLFVDCLNTFSTPGHAPVIEIRYPGPDMQLLLKTVDSPDACIYAEIRTRIPDTISWDYNFQPTGNVHATFTVRSAVLKEAVDDLEWPGSSIQIVLQPDPPSVILKGEGHGDLQVEFPYYANTELLIAFQCNHRVSYRYKYKFLRATTSHIPNSILKDNRGSKVTIGRGGMLKIQHLVSVKRAGGQHSHGDTSGGIQQLSRIAYIEFFVKPEEDENPVNDT, encoded by the exons ATGAGCTCATACGCCGGGTTGGGCGGCGATGCGCCGGACCTCGTGTGCCAGCTCGACTGCGCCCAGGGCATGGTCGACGCTCTCTCCTCCGTCCGATGGAAGCGCCACCAG GATGCCGTCGTCGAGATCTCGGAGCACGGCGTCGTCCTTATCGTGGAGGAATCCGGCTGCCTCCAGGCCAAGGTCTACCTAAAGCGCGAG CTGTTTCTTGTGTACGAGTACACGGCGGAGGGGCGGCCCCGGTTTGGGCTGAGTTTGGGGCTGTTCGTCGATTGTCTCAACACATTTTCTACCCCTGGACATGCCCCTGTGATCGAAATCCGGTACCCTGGCCCTGACATGCAGCTTCTTTTGAA GACAGTAGATTCTCCGGATGCTTGCATCTATGCGGAGATTAGAACAAGGATTCCCGACACCATATCATGGGACTATAATTTTCAGCCTACCGGAAATGTTCATGCCACATTTACAGTCAGG TCTGCTGTACTAAAGGAAGCAGTTGATGATCTTGAATGGCCTGGCTCCAGTATCCAAATAGTTCTACAACCAGACCCTCCTTCCGTTATACTCAAAGGTGAAGGTCATGGTGACTTGCAG GTAGAGTTCCCCTATTATGCAAATACCGAGCTTTTAATTGCATTCCAGTGCAACCACCGTGTGTCGTACAG GTACAAGTACAAGTTTCTCCGTGCTACAACTTCACACATTCCTAATAGCATTTTGAAGGACAATAGAGGAAGCAAAGTGACAATTGGGAGGGGAGGGATGCTGAAGATACAGCATCTGGTATCGGTTAAAAGAGCAGGTGGCCAGCACTCCCATGGTGATACCAGTGGTGGTATTCAGCAGCTTAGCCGTATTGCTTACATCGAGTTCTTTGTCAAACCTGAAGAAGATGAAAACCCTGTAAATGACACCTAA
- the LOC135628265 gene encoding transcription factor MYC3-like, giving the protein MVVAADCGRSKLRISSTVQQMAEIISTSSSSCSPPPPPPPSLPSLPPFFPAPAHRPATSALQHRLQCLLGSRPEWWTYAIFWRASPDHHLLAFGDGHFRGNRELDGRRVPPRSGSGGGVHAVLIDEACTDGDDAEWFYVVSLTRCFAAGEAAVPARVYGTLALVWLTGAHALQTCGCDRTREAQLHGIETIVCVPVAGGVLELGSSELVGENWVLVQQAKAIFSVPDDEADAGLAPVVTLPSPVSKKEVSGPSMSVDTEQFSDSEGGQTVEGLRGKKRGRKPGSRRETPVNHVEAERQRREKLNHRFYALRSVVPNVSRMDKASLLADAVSYIKELKSKLEDLEADSKRAKKEINVVDASNRPCGAMASSTATATTSSSVVTAGPATMEVEVKSLGPDAMIRVQTENVSHPTAKLMEVLRELELQVHHASVSSVKEVMLHDVVVRVPDGLQAEDSLRDALLTKLETS; this is encoded by the coding sequence ATGGTCGTGGCTGCGGACTGTGGGAGGTCGAAGCTGAGGATATCGAGCACCGTCCAGCAAATGGCAGAGAtcatctccacctcctcctcgtctTGCTCCCCTCCTCCCCCACCGCCCCCCTCTCTGCCGTCGCTGCCACCGTTTTTCCCCGCCCCTGCTCACCGGCCGGCTACTAGCGCTCTTCAGCACCGGCTGCAGTGCCTCCTCGGCTCCCGACCCGAGTGGTGGACTTACGCCATCTTCTGGCGCGCCTCCCCCGATCACCACCTTCTCGCCTTCGGCGACGGCCATTTCCGCGGCAATCGTGAGCTCGACGGGAGGCGCGTCCCACCGAggagcggcagcggcggtggtgtCCATGCCGTCCTGATCGATGAGGCCTGCACCGACGGCGACGATGCCGAGTGGTTCTACGTGGTTTCCCTCACACGGTGCTTCGCGGCGGGGGAGGCCGCCGTACCCGCCCGCGTCTACGGCACGCTGGCGCTCGTCTGGTTGACGGGCGCGCATGCGCTCCAGACTTGCGGCTGCGACCGAACCCGCGAGGCACAGCTTCACGGGATCGAGACGATAGTGTGCGTGCCGGTGGCTGGGGGCGTCCTGGAGCTCGGCTCCTCCGAGCTCGTTGGGGAGAACTGGGTCTTGGTGCAGCAGGCCAAGGCCATCTTCTCCGTTCCCGACGACGAGGCCGACGCCGGTCTGGCGCCTGTCGTGACTCTGCCGAGCCCAGTCTCGAAGAAGGAGGTCTCCGGGCCGTCGATGTCGGTCGACACGGAGCAGTTCTCCGATTCCGAAGGAGGACAGACGGTGGAGGGCCTCCGAGGCAAGAAGCGGGGGCGGAAGCCCGGCAGCAGGCGAGAGACGCCGGTGAACCACGTCGAGGCCGAGCGGCAGCGGCGCGAGAAGCTGAACCACCGGTTCTACGCGCTGCGCTCGGTGGTGCCCAACGTGTCGAGGATGGACAAGGCGTCCCTGCTAGCCGACGCCGTCTCCTACATCAAGGAACTGAAGTCCAAGCTGGAGGATCTCGAGGCAGACTCGAAGAGGGCCAAGAAGGAGATAAACGTGGTGGACGCCAGCAACCGCCCCTGCGGCGCCATGGCCAGCAGCACCGCGACGGCTACCACCTCGTCGTCGGTGGTGACGGCAGGGCCAGCGACGATGGAGGTGGAGGTGAAGTCGCTGGGGCCGGACGCGATGATCAGGGTTCAAACGGAGAACGTGAGCCACCCGACGGCGAAGCTGATGGAGGTGCTGCGGGAGCTAGAGCTGCAGGTGCACCACGCGAGCGTGTCGAGCGTCAAAGAGGTGATGCTGCATGATGTGGTGGTGAGAGTGCCGGATGGGCTGCAGGCGGAGGACAGCCTCAGGGACGCCCTCCTCACCAAGCTGGAGACGAgctga
- the LOC135629325 gene encoding histone H1-like, which produces MSTEDGAEVATEEVPKLTEEKPAKEKKAKVPKSPKDKKRTGSKPSAPSHPPYFQMIKEAIVALNDKTGSSPYAIAKFMEEKHKGVLPQNYKKVLAVQLRNFTAKGKLVKVKASFNLSEAGKNGETKKMEKKQQPEREARKPREATKRKAYAGTAKKAKKAAAPKPKQPKSIRSPAAKKARKAAA; this is translated from the exons ATGTCCACCGAGGACGGAGCTGAGGTCGCCACCGAGGAGGTGCCGAAGCTCACAGAGGAAAAGCCGGCGAAGGAGAAGAAGGCGAAGGTCCCGAAATCCCCCAAGGATAAGAAGCGCACGGGTTCCAAGCCTTCCGCCCCGTCTCACCCGCCTTATTTCCAG ATGATCAAGGAGGCCATCGTTGCCCTTAACGACAAGACCGGATCGAGCCCCTACGCGATCGCCAAGTTCATGGAGGAGAAGCACAAGGGAGTGCTGCCGCAGAACTACAAGAAGGTCTTGGCGGTCCAGCTGAGGAACTTCACGGCAAAGGGGAAGCTTGTGAAGGTAAAGGCTTCATTCAATCTGTCGGAGGCCGGAAAGAATGGCGAGACgaagaagatggagaagaagCAGCAGCCTGAACGGGAAGCGAGGAAGCCAAGGGAGGCTACCAAGAGGAAAGCTTATGCAGGTACCGCGAAGAAGGCAAAGAAGGCCGCTGCTCCGAAGCCGAAGCAGCCCAAGTCGATCAGGTCCCCAGCGGCGAAGAAGGCGAGAAAGGCCGCTGCTTGA
- the LOC103993932 gene encoding protein IQ-DOMAIN 18, translating into MGKKGSSSWLTAVKRAFRSPSKDSEKKASKQREEPEQEEEEKHKKEKRRWLFRKSSAHEQQPQQGQQTRTPPPPPPPQAAVTPEQRHAIALAVASAATAEAAVATAQAAAEVVRLTQPSSSFAKEQHYAAVVIQTAFRGYLARRALRALKGLVKLQALVRGHNVRKQAKMTLRCMQALVRVQARVRDQRMRLAQESSSVVSRGSNKSSFSCDTSLWESKFLQELAERRSMSRDGSSFADDWDDRPRTIEEIQAMLQSRKEAALKRERALSYAFSHQLWRSDRNPSPALDEDADHEVASAGEQMPIRWMDRYIASRSSFDNRASSRAARASTDHRDPIKTLEIDTSRPFSYSAPVNPRRPTPPPPGMQHACSPLHRAQHQHYQTHSPVTPSPSKTRPLQVRSASPRYGREDRGFSTVHTPSYHNHHGAGASRQHPPAMVPNYMAATESAKARVRSQSAPRQRPATPERDRAGSAKKRLSFPAPDPYGYSQSLRSPSFKSATGRFAGDPRSNVSSSCNDSLGGEVSPSSTTDLRRWLR; encoded by the exons ATGGGAAAGAAGGGGAGCAGCTCGTGGCTGACGGCGGTCAAACGGGCGTTTAGATCGCCGTCCAAGGACTCCGAGAAGAAGGCCTCGAAGCAGCGAGAAGAGCCGGagcaagaggaagaagagaag cacaagaaggagaagaggagatgGTTGTTCCGGAAGTCGTCGGCGCACGAGCAACAGCCGCAGCAAGGGCAACAAACGAggacgccgccaccgccgccgcctccgcaggcAGCGGTGACGCCGGAGCAAAGGCACGCCATTGCTCTGGCTGTGGCCTCGGCTGCGACGGCGGAGGCGGCTGTAGCGACTGCGCaggcggcggcggaggtggtGCGCCTCACCCAGCCTTCATCTAGCTTCGCCAAGGAGCAGCACTACGCCGCCGTTGTCATCCAAACTGCCTTTCGGGGATACCTG GCGAGGAGGGCGTTGCGGGCTCTGAAGGGGCTCGTGAAACTGCAGGCGCTGGTGAGGGGGCACAACGTCCGGAAGCAGGCAAAGATGACCTTGAGATGCATGCAAGCCCTGGTGAGGGTTCAGGCGAGGGTGAGAGACCAGCGCATGCGGCTCGCCCAGGAGTCGTCGTCGGTGGTCTCCCGCGGCAGCAACAAGTCCTCCTTCAGCTGCGACACCTCCCTCTGGGAATCCAAGTTCCTCCAGGAGCTCGCTGAGCGGAGatccatg TCCAGAGATGGGAGTAGCTTTGCAGATGATTGGGACGACCGCCCGAGAACGATCGAGGAGATCCAGGCGATGCTGCAAAGCCGaaaggaggctgctctgaaacgaGAACGGGCGCTCTCCTACGCCTTCTCTCATCAA CTCTGGAGATCCGACCGGAACCCTTCGCCCGCGCTCGACGAAGACGCGGACCACGAGGTGGCCTCGGCGGGAGAGCAGATGCCGATCCGGTGGATGGATCGCTACATCGCGTCGAGGTCGTCCTTCGACAACAGAGCCAGCAGCAGGGCGGCGCGAGCCTCCACCGACCACCGAGATCCCATCAAGACCTTGGAGATCGACACGTCTCGACCCTTCTCTTACTCCGCCCCCGTCAACCCCCGCCGGCCGACGCCACCACCGCCAGGCATGCAGCACGCTTGCTCCCCTCTCCACCGCGCCCAGCACCAGCACTACCAAACCCACTCGCCCGTCACGCCCTCGCCGTCCAAGACGCGGCCGTTACAGGTCCGCTCGGCCAGCCCTCGCTACGGGAGGGAGGACCGGGGCTTCTCCACCGTCCACACGCCCAGCTACCACAACCACCACGGCGCGGGAGCCTCGCGGCAGCATCCCCCGGCGATGGTGCCGAACTACATGGCGGCGACAGAGTCGGCAAAGGCGCGGGTGCGATCGCAGAGCGCGCCGAGGCAGCGACCGGCGACGCCGGAGCGGGACAGGGCCGGATCCGCCAAGAAGCGCCTCTCCTTCCCGGCGCCGGATCCTTACGGGTACTCGCAGAGCCTGCGGAGCCCGAGCTTCAAGAGCGCGACGGGGCGGTTCGCGGGGGACCCGCGCTCCAATGTGTCGTCCTCGTGTAACGACAGCCTCGGCGGCGAGGTGTCCCCGTCCTCGACGACGGACCTCCGGCGGTGGCTCCGATGA